A section of the Streptomyces sp. SCL15-4 genome encodes:
- the secF gene encoding protein translocase subunit SecF, with amino-acid sequence MSKLGNIGARLHRGEIAYDFIGKRKIWYGISILITITAIVGLAVRGLNMGIEFEGGAVFTTPTKMSASVAQAEEYANEASGHQAIVQKLGNGSLRIQIAGIDTDQSDRIKQELAKDLDLDPEKLAADLVGPSWGEQIANKAWEGLAIFMVLVVVYLAIAFEWRMAVAALVALIHDITITTGIYALVGFEVTPGTVIGLLTILGYSLYDTVVVFDSLKEQTKDLTKQTRFTYSEIANRSINGTLVRSINTTVVALLPVAGLLFIGGGFLGAGTLNDISLSLFVGLAAGAYSSIFIATPLVADLKEREPAMKALTKRVLAKRAQAAAGEDRGDVRAGDDDADDGAPAVVGPRNQPAPRGRGRGRTSGKRR; translated from the coding sequence ATGTCGAAACTCGGCAACATCGGCGCTCGACTGCACCGCGGCGAGATCGCCTACGACTTCATCGGCAAGCGGAAGATCTGGTACGGCATCTCGATCCTGATCACCATCACGGCCATCGTCGGCCTGGCGGTGCGCGGCCTGAACATGGGCATCGAGTTCGAGGGCGGCGCGGTCTTCACGACGCCCACCAAGATGAGCGCCTCGGTGGCCCAGGCGGAGGAGTACGCCAACGAGGCCTCCGGCCACCAGGCCATCGTGCAGAAGCTGGGCAACGGCAGCCTGCGCATCCAGATCGCCGGCATCGACACCGACCAGTCCGACCGGATCAAGCAGGAGCTGGCCAAGGACCTCGATCTCGACCCCGAGAAGCTGGCCGCCGACCTGGTCGGCCCGAGCTGGGGCGAGCAGATCGCCAACAAGGCCTGGGAGGGCCTGGCGATCTTCATGGTCCTCGTGGTGGTCTATCTGGCGATCGCCTTCGAGTGGCGCATGGCCGTCGCCGCGCTGGTCGCGCTGATCCACGACATCACCATCACGACCGGTATCTACGCCCTGGTCGGCTTCGAGGTCACGCCCGGCACGGTCATCGGCCTGCTGACCATCCTCGGTTACTCGCTCTACGACACGGTCGTCGTCTTCGACAGCCTCAAGGAGCAGACGAAGGACCTCACCAAGCAGACCCGGTTCACCTACAGCGAGATCGCCAACCGGTCGATCAACGGCACCCTGGTCCGCTCCATCAACACCACGGTCGTCGCGCTGCTGCCGGTCGCCGGCCTGCTCTTCATCGGCGGCGGCTTCCTCGGCGCGGGCACGCTCAACGACATCTCCCTGTCGCTGTTCGTGGGTCTCGCGGCCGGCGCCTACTCGTCGATCTTCATCGCCACGCCGCTCGTCGCCGACCTCAAGGAGCGCGAGCCGGCGATGAAGGCCCTCACCAAGCGGGTCCTGGCCAAGCGTGCCCAGGCCGCCGCGGGGGAGGACCGCGGCGACGTCCGCGCCGGCGATGACGACGCCGACGACGGCGCCCCCGCCGTCGTCGGTCCGCGCAACCAGCCCGCGCCCCGGGGCCGGGGCCGTGGCCGCACCTCCGGGAAGCGCCGATGA
- a CDS encoding adenine phosphoribosyltransferase — translation MTDIQELLLSRIRDVTDYPEPGVMFKDITPLLADPAAFTALTDALARIATDTGATKIVGLEARGFILGAPVAVRAGLGFIPVRKAGKLPGATLRQAYDLEYGSAEIEVHAEDLAAGDRVLIVDDVLATGGTAEAAIHLIQRAGAEVSALAVLMELGFLGGRARLEAALDGAPLEALLRV, via the coding sequence ATGACCGACATCCAGGAACTGCTGCTGAGCCGCATCCGCGATGTGACCGACTACCCGGAACCGGGCGTGATGTTCAAGGACATCACCCCGCTCCTGGCCGACCCGGCGGCCTTCACCGCGCTCACCGACGCGCTGGCCCGGATCGCCACCGACACCGGCGCGACCAAGATCGTCGGCCTGGAGGCCCGGGGCTTCATCCTCGGCGCCCCGGTCGCCGTCCGCGCCGGCCTGGGCTTCATCCCGGTCCGCAAGGCGGGCAAGCTGCCCGGGGCCACCCTGCGCCAGGCCTACGACCTGGAGTACGGCTCGGCGGAGATCGAGGTGCACGCCGAGGACCTGGCCGCCGGCGACCGCGTGCTGATCGTGGACGACGTCCTGGCCACCGGCGGCACGGCGGAGGCGGCGATCCATCTGATCCAGCGCGCCGGCGCCGAGGTGTCCGCGCTCGCGGTGCTGATGGAGCTGGGCTTCCTCGGCGGCCGGGCCCGGCTGGAGGCCGCGCTGGACGGGGCTCCGCTGGAGGCGCTGCTCCGGGTCTGA